The following coding sequences lie in one Paramisgurnus dabryanus chromosome 16, PD_genome_1.1, whole genome shotgun sequence genomic window:
- the ubl3b gene encoding ubiquitin-like protein 3b, translated as MTSQREPDAVNLRLILVSGKTQDFIFSPNDSATDIAHYVFENWPAGWEEERVSSPNILRLIFQGRFLHGNVTLEALKLPPGRTTVMHLVARETLPEPNSHGQRNREKTTESSCCLLL; from the exons GTGAATCTGCGGCTGATTCTTGTGAGTGGAAAGACACAGGATTTCATCTTTTCTCCTAATGACTCTGCTACAGACATTGCACACTATGTCTTCGAAAATTGGCCAGCGG GTTGGGAGGAAGAGCGTGTGAGCAGTCCAAACATACTCAGACTGATCTTTCAAGGCCGTTTTCTACATGGCAATGTCACACTAGAAG CTCTGAAGTTGCCTCCTGGCCGAACAACTGTCATGCACTTGGTTGCAAGAGAAACACTGCCAGAGCCCAATTCCCATG gCCAGAGAAACAGGGAGAAGACAACAGAAAGCAGCTGTTGCCTGCTGCTGTGA